A stretch of DNA from Candidatus Pantoea bituminis:
TCAACGTATCGGATAAATCGACGTTGGGTTCACTGGCAACCGGCATCGACAGGCCAAATAACCACCAGTCGCGACCACGCAGATAACGCGAAGCGAGCCCTAAAATCGGCAGCGAGATGAACAGGGCATAAATTAAGGTGTGAGTGAGATGCGCCAGTCCTGTTTGCCAGCGCGGCGCGGGTGGCAAAATCGCCGGGCTGCGATGGCGTATGCGCAGAAATAACCGGGAAAGCATGATAACCAGTACCGTCGCGCCGGCACTAAAATGCGTAACAATTAGCGTATAACCTTGCCACGAACCACGCTGGGCAAAGCCGCGAAGTTCGATAGTGCTGTAAGCAATAACAATGAGAAAGAAGGTAAGCCAGTGTAAGGCAATCTGTGACGCCGCAAATTTTTCCCGCATGTTAAATCCGAACAAAGAGAATCAAGAAGCCTAACATAGCGGAAACGGATGTAAATGCTTAACAAATTGACACAGCAGCAGCAATAGTAGCCTGCCGTGAAGGGCAGACTACTATCAGAGACAGACCATGTGCTTTAGTCCCACGCTATTCTGGATGTTCAGCTTTTTTTAGCGTGACGGGACAGCAGTTATCGCATCCTAATGCATTGGGATAATATTTGCGTGCTTGCTGAATAGCGGCTGTTGGGGCGTAAAAACTGCCCAGAAAAAGTCGTCCCGCTTGGGATGGCAAGTATTTGCACCCTGAAGCATGGACCACATGGTTATCGTTATACCCTGATTGTTTATTGACGTAATAGTAAAGAGCCATAGGGCAACCTCATTGCTGTTAAAAAATAAAAAATTACATTTATCGTTGGAATGGAATCGATTATAGCGAGGAAAATACGTTTTGTTTCATTTGGCCCTGATAACCTAACAATTTATCGTCTGGCGATCAAAAAAGGCGCTTGCGCGCCCTTTGTAAGAGATTAATTAAATTACAGCTTTCGACATTGCAACCGTCTGGCGACGAGTAAGGCAAGCAACAGCAATACGGTGATGAAAAGGGTAATGCCTGTCCAGCCGTAGCGATGCCAGAAAAGCCCGCCCAAGGTTCCGGCAACGCTGGAACCCAAATAGTAACTAAACAGATAGAGTGATGAGGCCTGACCTTTGGCACGGCGGGCGCGGGGGCCAATCCAGCCGCTGGCGACAGAGTGTGCGGCGAAGAAGCCCGCCGTGAATAACATCATGCCAATCAAAATGACCCAAACAGAACTGAAAGCCGTAATAAGAAGCCCGGTCAGCATAATTGCTGTAGCACCGAACATCACCGGTCCACGCCCCAGTTTGCTGGTCAGCGCCCCGGCTTTGGGAGAGCTCCACGAGCCTGTCAGATAAACCACAGACAATAAGCCGACCACTGCCTGACTCAAATGCCACGGCGCACCCAGTAAACGATAGCCGATGTAATTGAACAGGGTCACAAAAGCACCCATCAGTAGGAAGCCTTCAGCAAACAGCAGCGGCAAGCCTTGATCACGCCAGTGCAGGCGAAAGTTAATGATCAGGCTGCGTGGTCGCAGTGAGGCGGGACGAAAATGGCGGGAAGCGGGCAAAATTTTCCAGAACATCACCGCAGAAGCCAGTGCAAAGCAGCCAATCACTGCAATCGCAATCCGCCATGAGTAAAAGTCTGTTAAAACGCCGCTGATCAGGCGGCCACTCATGCCACCAATCGAATTACCGCTGATGTATAACCCCATGGAAAAAGCAACCATACGGGGGTGGATCTCTTCACTCAGATAGGTCATTCCCACCGCAG
This window harbors:
- the cybB gene encoding cytochrome b561; this encodes MREKFAASQIALHWLTFFLIVIAYSTIELRGFAQRGSWQGYTLIVTHFSAGATVLVIMLSRLFLRIRHRSPAILPPAPRWQTGLAHLTHTLIYALFISLPILGLASRYLRGRDWWLFGLSMPVASEPNVDLSDTLIDWHETLAPLGYWLVGLHVVAALFHHYLLKDNTLMRMMPGQRRGR
- a CDS encoding MFS transporter, giving the protein MSRSSQAVIIDDESPRSPASVSTSGWIERGTPQFMRVTLALFSAGLATFALLYCVQPILPVLSEQFGVSPAASSISLSISTGLMALGLLVTGPLSDAIGRKPVMVTALMLAAICTLISATMTSWHGILLMRALIGLSLSGVAAVGMTYLSEEIHPRMVAFSMGLYISGNSIGGMSGRLISGVLTDFYSWRIAIAVIGCFALASAVMFWKILPASRHFRPASLRPRSLIINFRLHWRDQGLPLLFAEGFLLMGAFVTLFNYIGYRLLGAPWHLSQAVVGLLSVVYLTGSWSSPKAGALTSKLGRGPVMFGATAIMLTGLLITAFSSVWVILIGMMLFTAGFFAAHSVASGWIGPRARRAKGQASSLYLFSYYLGSSVAGTLGGLFWHRYGWTGITLFITVLLLLALLVARRLQCRKL